Proteins encoded in a region of the Saccharothrix ecbatanensis genome:
- a CDS encoding arabinofuranosidase catalytic domain-containing protein has product MQPLPGSPQASVKRWWRSRAAVRARVVMALALLPAALTTWSAPVTALAAGTGPCDIYASGGTPCVAAHSTTRALYGSYAGNLYQVRRSSDNTTRNIGLMAAGGTANAATQDSFCAGTTCVITVVYDQSGRGNDLWYQGSDVVPGSPQSRPALATSESLAVGGSKAYSLYINPGNSYWRDGHLTGVPTGAQPEGMYMVTSGTHVNNGCCFDYGNSETTRKADAAGAMDAINFSTQCWFGGCSGTGPWVQADLEWGLFPGGSQSWNPNQRAFTSKFVTAMLKNNGTTRFALKGSDAQVGNLTTLWDGALPNGYSPMKKQGAIILGSGGDCCKPDGGANLSAGTFYEGAMVAGYPSDATENAVQANVIAAGYTTGGGTTPSGAVRAVGAGKCLDVPNGTAGAQARIWDCQGGANQTWTRTSSGQLAVSAGSGQMCLDAYGQGTSAGTRAVIWSCNGQANQRWNVNSNGTITGAQSGLCLDVSGASTANGAQVQLWTCNGGANQKWGVS; this is encoded by the coding sequence ATGCAGCCCTTACCCGGTTCCCCGCAGGCGTCCGTGAAGCGTTGGTGGCGCTCACGGGCGGCGGTGCGCGCGCGTGTCGTGATGGCACTGGCCCTGTTGCCCGCGGCGTTGACGACGTGGTCCGCACCGGTGACCGCGTTGGCGGCCGGCACGGGACCGTGCGACATCTACGCATCGGGCGGCACGCCCTGCGTGGCCGCGCACAGCACGACGCGGGCGCTCTACGGCTCGTACGCCGGAAACCTCTACCAGGTCAGGCGTTCGTCGGACAACACGACGAGGAACATCGGTCTGATGGCCGCCGGCGGCACCGCCAACGCCGCGACCCAGGACTCGTTCTGCGCCGGCACCACCTGCGTCATCACGGTGGTCTACGACCAGTCCGGCCGGGGCAACGACCTGTGGTACCAGGGATCGGACGTCGTGCCCGGGTCGCCCCAGAGCAGGCCCGCGCTCGCGACCTCCGAGTCGCTGGCGGTCGGCGGCAGCAAGGCCTACTCGCTCTACATCAACCCCGGCAACAGCTACTGGCGTGACGGCCACCTGACGGGCGTGCCGACCGGCGCCCAGCCGGAAGGCATGTACATGGTGACCAGCGGCACCCACGTCAACAACGGCTGCTGCTTCGACTACGGCAACAGCGAGACGACCCGGAAAGCCGACGCGGCCGGCGCGATGGACGCGATCAACTTCAGCACGCAGTGCTGGTTCGGCGGGTGCTCCGGAACCGGTCCCTGGGTCCAGGCGGATCTCGAATGGGGTCTCTTCCCGGGCGGCAGCCAGTCGTGGAACCCGAACCAGCGCGCCTTCACCAGCAAGTTCGTCACGGCGATGCTGAAGAACAACGGGACCACGCGGTTCGCGCTCAAGGGCAGCGACGCGCAGGTCGGCAACCTCACCACGCTGTGGGACGGCGCGCTGCCCAACGGGTACAGCCCGATGAAGAAGCAGGGCGCGATCATCCTGGGCAGCGGCGGCGACTGCTGCAAGCCCGACGGCGGCGCGAACCTCAGCGCCGGCACGTTCTACGAAGGGGCCATGGTCGCGGGCTACCCGTCCGACGCGACCGAGAACGCGGTGCAGGCCAACGTCATCGCGGCCGGCTACACCACCGGTGGCGGCACCACCCCGAGCGGCGCGGTGCGCGCGGTGGGCGCGGGCAAGTGCCTCGACGTGCCGAACGGGACGGCGGGCGCGCAGGCCCGGATCTGGGACTGCCAGGGCGGCGCCAACCAGACGTGGACCCGGACGTCCTCGGGCCAGTTGGCCGTGTCCGCTGGCTCCGGCCAGATGTGCCTCGACGCCTACGGCCAGGGGACGAGCGCGGGCACGAGGGCGGTCATCTGGTCGTGCAACGGCCAGGCCAACCAGCGCTGGAACGTCAACTCCAACGGCACGATCACCGGAGCGCAGTCCGGCTTGTGCCTGGACGTGTCCGGCGCGTCCACGGCCAACGGGGCGCAGGTGCAGCTGTGGACCTGCAACGGTGGTGCCAACCAGAAGTGGGGCGTCAGCTGA
- a CDS encoding ricin-type beta-trefoil lectin domain protein, which produces MRQRLSRFAARATALVTASLVTAALLPAGQAVAESNGGVRVMPLGDSITEGTQVPGGYRIGLWQRFGSGGYRVDFVGSQFNGPGSLGDHDHQGHPGWRIDQIDANVVTWLRNTTPRTVLLHIGTNDILQNFNVAGAPARLSALVDRITATVPDADVFVATIIPLANAGQNTAARNFNATIPGMVQSKVNAGKRVRLVDMHAALTTADLIDGIHPTATGYDKMAATWYNALRAVPGSIGDPVAPQGKQVVGAASGRCLDVPGSTTTNGTQLQLWDCHGQPNQSWTHTSGKQLVVYGTKCLDAYGRGTANGTQVVIWDCHGDTNQQWNVNANGSITNVQSGLCLDAYNYGTGNGAKLVLWSCSGQPNQQWTLRTPA; this is translated from the coding sequence GTGCGACAACGCCTCAGCAGATTCGCCGCCCGTGCCACTGCCCTGGTCACCGCCTCGCTGGTCACCGCCGCGCTGCTGCCGGCCGGCCAGGCCGTCGCGGAGTCCAACGGCGGCGTGCGGGTCATGCCGTTGGGCGATTCGATCACCGAGGGGACGCAGGTGCCCGGCGGTTACCGGATCGGGCTGTGGCAGCGGTTCGGGTCCGGCGGCTACCGGGTGGACTTCGTCGGCTCGCAGTTCAACGGTCCGGGCTCGCTCGGCGACCACGACCACCAGGGCCACCCGGGCTGGCGCATCGACCAGATCGACGCGAACGTCGTCACCTGGCTGCGGAACACGACGCCGCGCACGGTGCTGCTGCACATCGGCACCAACGACATCCTGCAAAATTTCAACGTGGCCGGAGCGCCCGCCCGCCTGTCGGCGCTCGTCGACCGCATCACCGCGACCGTGCCGGACGCCGACGTGTTCGTCGCGACGATCATCCCGCTGGCCAACGCCGGGCAGAACACCGCCGCCCGGAACTTCAACGCCACCATCCCCGGCATGGTGCAGAGCAAGGTCAACGCGGGCAAGCGCGTGCGCCTGGTGGACATGCACGCCGCGTTGACGACGGCCGACCTGATCGACGGCATCCACCCCACGGCGACCGGCTACGACAAGATGGCCGCGACTTGGTACAACGCGTTGCGTGCGGTGCCCGGGAGCATCGGTGACCCGGTCGCACCGCAGGGCAAGCAGGTCGTCGGCGCGGCGTCCGGGCGTTGCCTCGACGTGCCGGGCTCCACGACCACCAACGGCACGCAGTTGCAGCTGTGGGACTGCCACGGCCAACCCAACCAGTCGTGGACGCACACCTCCGGCAAGCAGTTGGTCGTCTACGGCACCAAGTGCCTCGACGCCTACGGCCGTGGCACGGCCAACGGCACGCAGGTGGTGATCTGGGACTGCCACGGCGACACCAACCAGCAGTGGAACGTCAACGCCAACGGCTCCATCACCAACGTGCAGTCCGGCCTGTGCCTGGACGCGTACAACTACGGCACCGGCAACGGCGCCAAGTTGGTCCTGTGGTCCTGCTCCGGGCAGCCCAACCAGCAGTGGACCCTGCGCACCCCGGCCTGA
- a CDS encoding GH12 family glycosyl hydrolase domain-containing protein produces MLKRFMVAVLTAAALTLPTTGTAQAAGSCEDFYSITMGKYWINNNVWGQNSGQGWQCVWDGSSGGSISWGTAWDWSGGPGQVKSYASSVLGWHWGTKLSGTGLPVRLSDNRSVNTGASYTVKQNTANVMNVAYDLWLHPMSNPGTTNPSDEIMIWTYRAGGAGPVGTRQATVSIAGANWDLYRGNIGWEVYSFVRTGNTNSATFNLRDFTSHLVNRGWLSNQKYLTSVQHGTEIFSGNGQLDVHSYYANVS; encoded by the coding sequence GTGCTCAAAAGGTTCATGGTAGCCGTGCTGACCGCCGCCGCACTGACCTTGCCGACGACCGGCACCGCGCAAGCGGCCGGTAGCTGCGAAGATTTCTACTCGATCACCATGGGCAAGTACTGGATCAACAACAACGTGTGGGGCCAGAACTCGGGCCAGGGGTGGCAGTGCGTGTGGGACGGCTCGTCCGGCGGCTCGATCTCGTGGGGCACGGCCTGGGACTGGAGCGGCGGGCCGGGTCAGGTGAAGTCCTACGCCAGCTCCGTGCTCGGCTGGCACTGGGGCACCAAGCTGTCGGGCACCGGCCTGCCGGTCCGGTTGTCGGACAACCGGTCGGTGAACACGGGCGCGAGCTACACGGTCAAGCAGAACACTGCGAACGTCATGAACGTCGCCTATGACCTGTGGCTGCACCCGATGTCCAACCCGGGCACCACCAACCCGTCCGACGAGATCATGATCTGGACCTACCGCGCCGGTGGCGCCGGACCGGTCGGCACGCGGCAGGCCACCGTGTCGATCGCCGGCGCCAACTGGGACCTGTACCGGGGCAACATCGGCTGGGAGGTCTACTCGTTCGTCCGGACGGGCAACACCAACTCCGCCACGTTCAACCTGCGCGACTTCACGTCGCACTTGGTCAACCGGGGTTGGTTGAGCAACCAGAAGTACCTGACGAGCGTGCAGCACGGCACGGAGATCTTCAGCGGGAACGGGCAGCTGGACGTGCATTCGTACTACGCCAACGTCAGCTGA
- a CDS encoding endo-1,4-beta-xylanase, with the protein MMTMAFTGFAQAAGTTLATAAAEKGRYFGTAVAAGRLGDSTYSGLLQREFDMVTAENEMKMDATEPNQNQFSYGNADRIVNLARSQGKRIRGHALAWHSQQPGWMQRMEGSALRSAMLNHVTRVASYYSGKIYAWDVVNEAFQDGSSGARRDSNLQRTGNDWIEAAFRAARAADPGAKLCYNDYNSDDWTHAKTQAIFRMVQDFKQRGVPIDCVGLQSHFNAQSPVPGNYQTTLQNFANLGVDVQITELDIEGSGSAQASNYERVVKACLAVTRCTGITVWGIRDTDSWRAYGTPLLFDGSGNKKPAYTAVLNALNEGSIPQPGVIDPTAWYVLVNRSSGKALDVYGLATNDGGRIAQWSRNDGANQQWQFLDSGGGYYRVKSRHSGKVLDVPNSSTADGAAIQQWSDHSGANQQFRAVESGGYHKLLNRNSNKAVEVQGSSTADGANVVQYSDWSGANQQWQLVRVG; encoded by the coding sequence ATGATGACGATGGCGTTCACCGGCTTCGCCCAGGCGGCGGGCACGACGTTGGCCACCGCAGCTGCCGAGAAGGGCCGGTACTTCGGCACCGCGGTAGCCGCGGGCAGGCTCGGTGATTCGACCTATTCCGGACTCCTCCAGCGGGAGTTCGACATGGTCACCGCCGAGAACGAGATGAAGATGGACGCGACCGAGCCGAACCAGAACCAGTTCAGCTACGGCAACGCCGACCGCATCGTCAACCTCGCCCGCTCCCAGGGCAAACGAATCCGCGGCCACGCCCTGGCCTGGCACTCCCAGCAGCCTGGCTGGATGCAGCGCATGGAGGGCTCCGCGCTGCGGTCCGCCATGCTCAACCACGTCACACGAGTCGCCTCCTACTACTCGGGCAAGATCTACGCCTGGGACGTGGTGAACGAAGCGTTCCAGGACGGTTCATCGGGCGCGCGTCGTGACTCCAACCTCCAACGCACCGGCAACGACTGGATCGAAGCCGCATTCCGCGCCGCGCGGGCGGCGGACCCGGGCGCGAAGCTCTGCTACAACGACTACAACTCCGACGACTGGACGCACGCGAAGACCCAGGCCATCTTCCGGATGGTCCAGGACTTCAAGCAGCGCGGCGTCCCCATCGACTGCGTCGGCCTCCAATCACACTTCAACGCCCAGTCCCCGGTACCCGGCAACTACCAGACCACCCTCCAGAACTTCGCCAACCTCGGCGTCGACGTCCAGATCACCGAACTCGACATCGAAGGCTCCGGCAGCGCGCAGGCGTCCAACTACGAGCGCGTGGTCAAAGCCTGCCTCGCCGTCACCCGCTGCACCGGCATCACCGTCTGGGGCATCCGCGACACCGACTCCTGGCGCGCCTACGGCACCCCACTCCTCTTCGACGGCTCAGGCAACAAGAAACCCGCCTACACCGCCGTCCTGAACGCCCTCAACGAGGGCTCCATCCCCCAGCCCGGCGTCATCGACCCGACCGCGTGGTACGTGTTGGTGAACCGCAGCAGCGGTAAGGCGCTGGACGTGTACGGGCTGGCCACGAACGACGGTGGCCGCATCGCCCAGTGGAGTCGCAACGACGGCGCCAACCAGCAGTGGCAGTTCCTGGACTCCGGCGGCGGCTACTACCGCGTCAAGTCCCGCCACTCCGGCAAGGTCCTCGACGTGCCGAACTCCTCCACCGCCGACGGCGCCGCGATCCAGCAGTGGAGCGACCACAGCGGCGCCAACCAGCAGTTCCGCGCGGTCGAGTCGGGCGGCTACCACAAGCTGCTCAACCGCAACAGCAACAAGGCCGTCGAAGTCCAGGGCTCTTCCACGGCCGACGGGGCCAACGTCGTCCAGTACAGCGACTGGAGCGGCGCCAACCAGCAATGGCAGCTCGTCCGCGTCGGCTGA
- a CDS encoding glycoside hydrolase family 6 protein — MSATKLARGGAAAAALTLCSGLLILASTSASAAPGCSVDYKVNQWDTGFTANVTLKNLGDAITGGWTLEWDFPGNQKITNGWSATYDQSGQHVSAKNPGWAPSLPTGGSATIGFNASYSGANALPTVFKLNGNTCGGGPTTTTSTSTSTSTSTSTSTSTTTSTTTTTTTPGNPGEHVANPYEGAKGYLNPDYVENVNTLADATGGALGTSMRKVAQNSTAVWMDRIGAITAGRGLTGHLDEALRQSAGGTPVVIQVVVYDLPNRDCAALASNGELKVSENGLARYKVEYIDPIAAILADPKYRDLRIVAIVEPDSLPNLVTNLGKAKCAEASSSGAYVQGIQYALSKLSAISNVYNYVDIGHAGWLGWDTNMGPSVQLIANTIKGATKGVNSVDGFVSNMANTSPTDEVNLPDPNLTVGSQQLRSAAFYQWNPYFDEADFGAEMRNRFISAGFPSGIGMLIDTSRNGWGGPNRPTGASGSTVDAHVNSGRIDRKLHRGNWCNQVGAGIGARPTAAPRAGFDAYVWIKPPGESDGIATKTDGPNEEGKQHDPMCDPAFRGDDQANGGNLTGAMAGAPHAGSWFPAGFTSLVQNAYPAL, encoded by the coding sequence ATGAGTGCAACGAAACTGGCACGTGGCGGCGCCGCTGCCGCCGCCCTGACCCTGTGTTCGGGGCTGCTGATCCTGGCGAGCACCTCGGCCAGCGCGGCCCCCGGATGTTCGGTCGACTACAAGGTCAACCAGTGGGACACCGGCTTCACGGCCAACGTCACGCTGAAGAACCTCGGCGACGCGATCACCGGCGGGTGGACCCTGGAGTGGGACTTCCCGGGCAACCAGAAGATCACCAACGGCTGGAGCGCGACCTACGACCAGTCCGGGCAGCACGTGAGCGCCAAGAACCCCGGCTGGGCGCCGTCGCTCCCCACGGGCGGAAGCGCGACGATCGGTTTCAACGCCTCGTACTCGGGCGCGAACGCCCTGCCCACGGTGTTCAAGCTCAACGGCAACACGTGCGGCGGTGGTCCTACGACCACGACGTCGACCTCCACGTCGACCTCCACGTCCACGTCGACCTCAACCTCGACGACGACCTCGACAACGACGACCACGACCACGCCGGGCAACCCGGGTGAGCACGTGGCCAACCCTTACGAGGGCGCCAAGGGCTACCTGAACCCGGACTACGTCGAGAACGTGAACACGCTGGCCGACGCGACCGGCGGCGCCCTCGGCACCTCCATGCGCAAGGTCGCCCAGAACTCCACTGCCGTGTGGATGGACCGCATCGGCGCCATCACCGCCGGACGGGGGTTGACCGGTCACCTCGACGAGGCGCTGCGGCAGTCGGCCGGCGGCACGCCAGTGGTGATCCAGGTCGTCGTCTACGACCTGCCCAACCGCGACTGCGCGGCACTGGCGTCCAATGGCGAGCTGAAGGTCAGCGAGAACGGCCTGGCCCGGTACAAGGTCGAGTACATCGACCCCATCGCCGCGATCCTGGCCGACCCGAAGTACCGCGACCTGCGGATCGTCGCGATCGTGGAGCCGGACTCGCTGCCCAACCTGGTGACGAACCTCGGCAAGGCCAAGTGCGCCGAGGCCAGTTCCAGCGGCGCGTACGTCCAGGGCATCCAGTACGCCCTGAGCAAGCTCAGCGCGATCTCGAACGTCTACAACTACGTGGACATCGGGCACGCCGGGTGGCTGGGCTGGGACACCAACATGGGTCCCTCGGTGCAGCTGATCGCCAACACCATCAAGGGCGCCACCAAGGGCGTCAACAGCGTCGACGGTTTCGTGTCGAACATGGCCAACACCTCGCCGACCGACGAGGTCAACCTGCCCGACCCGAACCTCACCGTCGGGAGCCAGCAACTGCGGTCCGCGGCCTTCTACCAGTGGAACCCGTACTTCGACGAGGCCGACTTCGGCGCGGAGATGCGCAACCGGTTCATCTCGGCCGGTTTCCCCAGCGGCATCGGCATGTTGATCGACACCTCCCGCAACGGCTGGGGCGGCCCGAACCGGCCCACCGGCGCGAGTGGTTCGACGGTGGACGCGCACGTGAACTCCGGCCGCATCGACCGCAAGCTCCACCGGGGCAACTGGTGCAACCAGGTCGGTGCCGGTATCGGCGCACGGCCCACCGCCGCGCCGCGCGCGGGCTTCGACGCCTACGTGTGGATCAAGCCGCCCGGTGAGTCCGACGGCATCGCGACCAAGACCGACGGCCCGAACGAGGAAGGCAAGCAGCACGACCCGATGTGCGACCCGGCCTTCCGCGGTGACGACCAGGCCAACGGCGGCAACCTGACCGGTGCCATGGCCGGTGCGCCGCACGCCGGCTCGTGGTTCCCCGCCGGGTTCACCTCGCTCGTCCAGAACGCGTACCCGGCACTGTGA
- a CDS encoding glycoside hydrolase family 6 protein, with the protein MALAVSGGATAQAADSAFYVDPSSSSAKWVAANPGDWRAPLIRDRIASVPQARWYTTTNTSTVRSEVSSFVGAAASAGKIPILVVYNVPNRDCGGASGGGAPSHSAYRAWVDEVAAGLAGRPATIVLEPDVLPIMSNCQNASQQAETRASMAYAGKKLKSGSGQAKVYYDIGNSAWLSPAEAANRLRAADIANSADGIASNVSNYRSTPDEVNYTKNILNALGDSRFKAVIDTSRNGNGPQGTEWCDPPGRAIGTPSTTNTGDARIAAFLWVKLPGEADGCIAQAGQFVPQRAYDLAIAAGPTSTTTSTSRTTTTTSNNPGGGCTVTHRVASQWTGGYTGEIVITNRGQLINGWTLTFSAPGVTVSHGWNGTWTDTGDTVRVGNASWNGSLPTGGTTTIGYNASYNGTTPPFTAPTLNGTVCS; encoded by the coding sequence GTGGCCCTGGCGGTGAGCGGCGGTGCGACCGCTCAGGCGGCCGACTCGGCGTTCTACGTCGACCCGTCGAGTTCCAGCGCGAAGTGGGTCGCCGCCAACCCCGGCGACTGGCGGGCGCCGCTCATCCGTGACCGGATCGCCTCGGTCCCGCAGGCGCGGTGGTACACCACCACCAACACGTCGACGGTGCGCTCGGAGGTCAGCTCCTTCGTCGGCGCGGCGGCGTCGGCCGGGAAGATCCCGATCCTGGTGGTCTACAACGTCCCCAACCGGGACTGCGGCGGCGCGAGCGGCGGCGGTGCGCCTTCCCACTCGGCGTACCGGGCGTGGGTGGACGAGGTCGCGGCGGGACTGGCCGGTCGTCCGGCGACGATCGTGCTCGAGCCCGACGTGCTGCCGATCATGAGCAACTGCCAGAACGCGAGCCAGCAGGCCGAGACCAGGGCGTCCATGGCCTACGCGGGCAAGAAGCTGAAGTCCGGTTCCGGGCAGGCCAAGGTGTACTACGACATCGGCAACTCGGCGTGGCTGAGCCCGGCGGAGGCCGCTAACAGGCTCCGTGCGGCTGACATCGCCAACAGTGCCGACGGCATCGCGTCGAACGTGTCGAACTACCGCAGCACGCCCGACGAGGTGAACTACACCAAGAACATCCTCAACGCCCTCGGTGACAGCAGGTTCAAGGCCGTGATCGACACCAGTCGCAACGGCAACGGCCCGCAGGGCACCGAGTGGTGCGACCCGCCCGGTCGCGCGATCGGCACGCCCAGCACGACGAACACGGGCGACGCGAGGATCGCCGCCTTCCTGTGGGTCAAGCTGCCGGGCGAAGCGGATGGTTGCATCGCGCAGGCAGGCCAGTTCGTGCCGCAGCGCGCGTACGACCTGGCGATCGCGGCGGGTCCGACGTCGACGACGACATCGACGTCGAGGACGACGACCACCACGAGCAACAACCCCGGCGGCGGCTGCACGGTGACCCACCGCGTGGCCAGTCAGTGGACGGGCGGGTACACCGGCGAGATCGTGATCACGAACCGGGGGCAGCTGATCAACGGCTGGACCCTCACGTTCTCGGCGCCGGGTGTGACCGTCTCGCACGGTTGGAACGGGACGTGGACCGACACGGGCGACACAGTCCGGGTCGGCAACGCGTCCTGGAACGGGTCGCTCCCGACCGGTGGAACGACGACCATCGGTTACAACGCGAGCTACAACGGAACGACGCCGCCGTTCACCGCACCGACGTTGAACGGCACTGTCTGCTCCTGA
- a CDS encoding phytanoyl-CoA dioxygenase family protein, with translation METTSHLLSSVLMARFAAQGFLRLDAVVPDDLNATAIDAMTRGVPGVPYGVPLEAAFPDDSFARRLVDLPPVAGALHSLVGPDPTVDHIAVHVREPNEGSAQPLHGDAIIDTRRDAFDVQLMYYPHVVTPDMGGTLLVPGSHLRLTNESDTGRYQNLLGQIRLTCPAGTVLLLHHGIWHGGRRNDSARRRYMFKIRFNPAEPQVRLWDTGDLDDPAVVAELSTTFPWYEQATGRLEIYNRIALWRTLTGDDTFDIEHWATRVHNRPGRTA, from the coding sequence ATGGAAACCACCAGCCACCTGCTGTCTTCAGTGCTGATGGCGCGCTTCGCCGCACAGGGATTCCTCCGCCTCGACGCGGTCGTGCCCGACGACCTCAACGCCACGGCGATCGACGCCATGACGCGTGGGGTCCCGGGCGTGCCCTACGGAGTTCCGCTGGAAGCGGCGTTCCCGGACGACTCGTTCGCCCGCCGCCTCGTCGACCTGCCACCCGTCGCCGGGGCGCTGCACAGCCTCGTCGGCCCCGACCCCACCGTCGACCACATCGCCGTGCACGTGCGCGAGCCGAACGAGGGCAGCGCCCAACCCCTGCACGGCGACGCGATCATCGACACCCGGCGCGACGCGTTCGACGTCCAGCTCATGTACTACCCGCACGTGGTCACGCCGGACATGGGCGGAACGCTCCTGGTTCCCGGCAGCCACCTGCGCCTCACCAACGAAAGCGACACCGGGCGCTACCAGAACCTGCTCGGGCAGATCCGGCTGACCTGCCCCGCGGGCACGGTGCTGCTGCTGCACCACGGCATCTGGCACGGCGGCAGGCGCAACGACTCCGCACGCCGCCGTTACATGTTCAAGATCAGGTTCAACCCCGCCGAACCCCAGGTCCGCCTCTGGGACACCGGCGACCTGGACGATCCCGCCGTCGTGGCCGAGCTGTCGACCACCTTCCCCTGGTACGAACAGGCGACCGGGCGACTGGAGATCTACAACAGGATCGCGCTGTGGCGGACGCTGACCGGCGACGACACCTTCGACATCGAGCACTGGGCGACCAGGGTGCACAACCGTCCCGGGAGGACCGCGTGA
- a CDS encoding helix-turn-helix transcriptional regulator yields MDHVTVRLDAPPVVVNLGVGVHGVAGRRDEFLLPELWQLHLYGYTADLTVDGTTHPIRQGHVSLIPPGARVAYRYQGRSEHLYAHLRLPGKGEALTVPVMQHAGVDTPLLAGLLRHAIAVAPSAPDMAAAEVWTVLWRVAHLAASGKPHNAVAAAVAHVEANLAEPLTVPGVAAAAGVSHNHLTRLFHAETGHTVVAYIRRRRLERARHLLHESTLPIPAVAAAVGFGDLQAFNKACRRELGASPRAVRAGTPNTA; encoded by the coding sequence ATGGATCACGTCACGGTCCGGCTGGACGCGCCGCCGGTCGTGGTGAACCTGGGCGTGGGTGTGCACGGCGTGGCCGGCCGTCGTGACGAGTTCCTGTTGCCCGAGCTGTGGCAGCTGCACCTGTACGGCTACACCGCCGATCTGACCGTTGACGGCACGACGCACCCCATCCGCCAAGGCCACGTGAGCCTGATTCCGCCGGGTGCGCGGGTTGCGTACCGCTACCAGGGCCGATCCGAGCACCTTTACGCGCACCTGCGCCTGCCCGGGAAGGGCGAGGCGTTGACCGTGCCGGTCATGCAGCACGCGGGCGTCGACACACCGCTGCTCGCCGGTCTGCTGCGGCACGCCATCGCGGTCGCGCCCTCCGCCCCCGACATGGCGGCGGCGGAGGTCTGGACCGTCTTGTGGCGGGTAGCCCACCTGGCCGCGTCCGGGAAGCCGCACAACGCGGTGGCCGCGGCGGTCGCGCACGTCGAGGCGAACCTGGCCGAACCGCTGACCGTGCCTGGCGTCGCCGCCGCTGCGGGGGTGTCGCACAACCACCTGACCAGGCTGTTCCACGCCGAGACAGGGCACACCGTGGTCGCCTACATCCGCCGGCGCCGACTGGAGCGGGCACGTCACCTCCTGCACGAGTCGACGTTGCCCATCCCGGCGGTCGCGGCGGCGGTCGGGTTCGGCGACCTCCAGGCGTTCAACAAGGCATGCCGCCGTGAGCTCGGCGCTTCGCCACGTGCGGTGCGTGCCGGCACACCGAACACCGCCTAG
- a CDS encoding response regulator, with amino-acid sequence MTPLRLVVVDDHPVVRDGLRGMLGTQPDLVVVGEAASGTEALTVVAATRPDVVLTDLRMPEPSGGTLIRLLMDRVPTIRVLVLTTHDTDSDVLPAIEAGAIGYLLKDTPREELFRAVRAAARGQTVLAPSVAALLLTRIRPHRPLTEVRLSAREREVLALVAEGKTNRETAARLYISEATVKTHLLHIYAKLEVPDRASAVAAAYRRGVLDG; translated from the coding sequence GTGACGCCGCTGCGGCTGGTGGTCGTCGACGACCACCCGGTGGTGCGGGACGGGCTGCGAGGCATGCTCGGCACGCAACCGGACCTGGTGGTGGTCGGCGAGGCGGCCTCCGGGACCGAGGCCCTGACCGTGGTGGCCGCGACCCGTCCGGACGTGGTGCTGACCGACCTGCGGATGCCCGAGCCCAGTGGCGGCACCCTGATCCGCCTGCTGATGGACCGCGTCCCGACCATCCGGGTCCTGGTCCTCACCACCCACGACACCGACTCCGACGTGCTGCCCGCCATCGAGGCCGGTGCGATCGGCTACCTGCTCAAGGACACCCCCCGCGAGGAACTGTTCCGCGCCGTGCGCGCCGCCGCGCGCGGCCAGACCGTCCTCGCCCCGTCCGTCGCCGCCCTGCTCCTCACCCGCATCCGCCCCCACCGCCCGCTGACCGAGGTCCGGCTGAGCGCGCGTGAACGCGAGGTGCTGGCGCTCGTCGCCGAAGGCAAGACCAACCGCGAGACCGCCGCCCGCCTCTACATCAGCGAGGCCACCGTGAAGACCCACCTCCTGCACATCTACGCCAAGCTGGAGGTCCCCGACCGCGCCTCAGCCGTCGCGGCGGCCTACCGGCGCGGCGTCCTGGACGGGTGA